CCGCTTCCGGCCCAGTCTGGTGATCGAGGGCGTGGGGGAGGCCTTTGCCGAGGAGGGCTGGCGCACCTTGCGGATCGGCGGGCTGACCTTGCGCGTGGTCAAGCCCTGCACGCGCTGCGTGATCACCACGCAGGACCCGCTGACCGGCGAAGGCAAGGGGCCTGAACCGCTCAGGACCCTGCGCGCGATGGGCCGGGTGTGGCAGAAGATGCCGGTTTTCGGCATGAACGCCATTCCCGACGGAGCGGGCGAGATCGCGCTGGGTGAGGCTGTCGAACTGGCCTAGATTTCTTCCGGAACGTCCCGGCTTGCACTGTCGCCTCGCAAAGTGGCCAGCCCCGCCGCGTGCTGGGCCTGAAGCTCGCGCGCAAGGCGGGCCGGATCACGCGCGATCACGAAGCCGAAGCTGACCCCGCCTTCCTTGCCGATGGTGGCGTGGTGGAGGCGGTGAGCCTGGACCAGCCGCCTGGCATAGCCGCGCCGGGGCACCCAGCGGAACCAGCGCTGGTGGACCAGCCCGTCGTGGATCAGGGTATAGATGATCCCGTAGACAAGCACGCCCAGCCCCAGCCATGTTCCGGGCCACCAGACATGCGGGCCCATGATCATCGGGCTGCCCAGTGCGAACAGGGTGATCGAGATGCCCGCACCGACAAGGGCGAAGCGGTCGTTGCGTTCTAAGAAACCGTCGTGGGGCTCGTGGTGGTCGCGGTGCCAGGCCCAGCCGAACCCGTGCATCACATATTTGTGGCTGGCCCAGGCGACCAGTTCCATCGCCGCGGTGGCCGCCAGCACGAGGGCGACCGGGATCAGGGCTGCAAGCGCGGTATCCATGGGGCTGCCATAGCTTTTGCGAGCCGGGCAGGCGACGTGTTTCTTTCTGCTTGCCGAACGGTCCGATCCTGCCGCGTTCATTTTTGCCGTGCCAAACCTGACTCATCGTCCGGCCGCAGACACATGTTTG
The genomic region above belongs to Novosphingobium sp. IK01 and contains:
- a CDS encoding sterol desaturase family protein; its protein translation is MDTALAALIPVALVLAATAAMELVAWASHKYVMHGFGWAWHRDHHEPHDGFLERNDRFALVGAGISITLFALGSPMIMGPHVWWPGTWLGLGVLVYGIIYTLIHDGLVHQRWFRWVPRRGYARRLVQAHRLHHATIGKEGGVSFGFVIARDPARLARELQAQHAAGLATLRGDSASRDVPEEI